From Rhodovastum atsumiense, a single genomic window includes:
- a CDS encoding zinc-dependent alcohol dehydrogenase family protein → MAKTMRRWEMDAIGRDRLRLREVPIPSPGQREVLVKVAAVSLNHRDKMVIESGRGLPITFPFTPGSDLAGTVVALGEGVTRFSIGDEVISTFTPDWIDGVRRGNARTPSYRTLGGYYPGVLADHVAFPEDWFVRAPATLDHAEASTLPCAGLTAWFALVERGRLHAGETVLVEGTGGVALFALQIAKAHGAEVIVSGTVEKLARARALGADHGIDRRREDWVDAVLGITADRGADHILELVGGPHLGKAIQVAAVGGRIHQIGALAGFDLAAPAMPLMLKDVTIQGIGTGHRRALEDLVRAVDRMGLKPVIDARYPLGDLAAALDHLDRGAFGKIVIEMA, encoded by the coding sequence ATGGCGAAGACAATGCGGCGTTGGGAAATGGATGCCATCGGCCGGGACCGGCTCCGGCTGAGGGAGGTGCCGATCCCGTCACCGGGGCAGCGGGAAGTATTGGTGAAGGTGGCGGCCGTATCACTCAATCATCGCGACAAGATGGTGATCGAGAGTGGCCGCGGTTTGCCGATCACGTTCCCCTTCACACCCGGATCCGATCTTGCGGGAACGGTGGTCGCGCTCGGCGAGGGTGTCACCCGCTTCAGCATCGGCGACGAGGTGATCTCAACCTTCACGCCTGACTGGATCGACGGCGTCCGGCGCGGGAACGCTCGCACGCCCTCCTACCGGACGCTGGGGGGGTATTATCCCGGTGTCCTGGCGGACCATGTGGCGTTTCCCGAAGACTGGTTCGTGCGAGCGCCGGCGACGCTGGACCATGCCGAAGCCAGCACCTTGCCCTGCGCGGGGCTTACCGCCTGGTTCGCGCTCGTCGAGCGCGGCCGGTTGCACGCGGGTGAAACGGTGCTGGTCGAGGGTACGGGCGGCGTTGCACTGTTTGCTCTCCAGATCGCCAAGGCGCATGGAGCCGAGGTGATCGTCTCCGGCACTGTCGAGAAGCTCGCCCGCGCCAGGGCATTGGGAGCCGACCACGGCATCGATCGTCGACGGGAGGACTGGGTCGACGCCGTGCTCGGGATCACCGCCGATCGTGGCGCCGATCACATCCTCGAACTGGTCGGCGGGCCGCATCTCGGCAAGGCCATCCAGGTCGCCGCCGTCGGTGGCCGTATCCATCAGATCGGCGCGCTGGCGGGGTTCGACCTGGCGGCTCCGGCCATGCCGTTGATGCTCAAGGATGTGACGATCCAGGGGATCGGCACGGGCCATCGCCGCGCCCTGGAGGATCTCGTCCGCGCCGTTGACCGGATGGGACTGAAGCCTGTGATCGACGCGCGCTATCCACTCGGCGACCTGGCTGCGGCACTCGATCATCTCGACCGGGGTGCGTTCGGCAAGATCGTCATCGAAATGGCGTGA
- a CDS encoding LysR family transcriptional regulator, whose protein sequence is MKGTEFAELVAFMAVSQERSFRRAARRLGMSPSALSHTIRSLEERLGARLLNRTTRSVAPTEAGQVLFDRLRPAIADMEGAVRDVGACQMQPRGVVRVNLPRIAACLVVTPILADFLRGYPEVRLDLVIDDAVTDVVAKGFDAGIRSGERVAQDMVAVRLTPDLRMAVVGSPAYFRHRSLPQVPRDIRDHACITYRWHETGALYRWTFDSPGGSIDVDVDSVITANDTDLLLAAALQGAGLAFLPESFVAAHIARGELIRVLDACCKPFSGFYLYYPNRTHLPAALRAFIDFIKLPGSSLAARP, encoded by the coding sequence ATGAAGGGCACGGAGTTCGCCGAACTGGTGGCCTTCATGGCCGTTTCGCAGGAAAGGAGCTTCAGGCGTGCGGCACGGCGACTTGGGATGTCGCCTTCCGCCCTGAGCCATACCATCCGCTCGCTCGAGGAGCGCCTGGGTGCCAGGCTGCTCAACCGGACGACCCGAAGTGTCGCCCCGACCGAAGCTGGCCAGGTATTGTTCGATCGCCTGCGTCCCGCGATCGCCGATATGGAAGGTGCCGTTCGCGACGTCGGCGCCTGTCAGATGCAGCCCAGGGGCGTCGTTCGCGTGAACCTGCCGCGCATCGCCGCCTGCCTGGTCGTCACCCCCATCCTTGCGGACTTCCTTCGCGGATATCCCGAGGTTCGGCTCGACCTGGTGATTGATGACGCTGTCACCGACGTCGTGGCCAAGGGTTTCGATGCCGGAATTCGGTCAGGCGAACGCGTGGCGCAGGACATGGTCGCGGTCAGGTTGACGCCCGACCTGAGGATGGCCGTCGTTGGCTCACCCGCGTATTTCAGGCATCGATCATTGCCCCAGGTGCCACGGGATATTCGCGATCATGCCTGCATCACCTATCGGTGGCACGAGACAGGGGCGCTGTACCGCTGGACCTTCGACAGCCCCGGCGGATCGATCGATGTCGACGTCGACAGCGTCATAACCGCCAACGACACGGATCTGCTTCTTGCGGCGGCGCTGCAGGGCGCAGGGCTCGCTTTCCTCCCCGAAAGCTTCGTGGCGGCCCACATCGCCAGAGGCGAGCTCATCCGCGTGCTGGATGCCTGTTGCAAGCCCTTTTCGGGATTTTATCTCTACTACCCCAACAGGACCCACCTGCCTGCCGCGCTGAGGGCCTTCATCGACTTCATAAAGCTGCCGGGTTCATCCCTCGCTGCCCGCCCATGA
- the mntR gene encoding manganese-binding transcriptional regulator MntR, translating into MARRPDIVLHADAPIHLPEEPTQARRFGKTRTALSTAVLEDYAELIADLLAANGEARPTDIARRLGVSHATAIKTIARLKREGLATARPYRGVFLTEAGEALAARVRARHRTVVDLLLAVGVPPEAAEQDAEGLEHHVSDATLAAFSRFLRARKG; encoded by the coding sequence GTGGCCCGACGTCCCGACATCGTCCTGCACGCCGATGCCCCTATCCACCTGCCCGAGGAACCGACCCAGGCCCGCCGCTTCGGCAAGACCCGGACCGCCCTCTCGACCGCGGTGCTGGAAGACTATGCCGAACTGATCGCCGACCTGCTGGCCGCCAACGGCGAGGCGCGGCCGACCGACATCGCGCGCCGGCTCGGGGTGTCCCACGCCACCGCCATCAAGACGATCGCGCGGCTCAAGCGCGAAGGGCTGGCGACGGCACGGCCCTATCGCGGCGTGTTCCTGACCGAGGCGGGCGAGGCCCTGGCCGCGCGGGTGCGCGCCCGGCACCGGACCGTGGTCGACCTGTTGCTGGCGGTCGGCGTGCCGCCGGAGGCGGCGGAGCAGGATGCGGAAGGACTGGAACACCACGTCTCGGACGCGACGCTCGCCGCCTTCTCACGCTTCCTCCGCGCACGGAAGGGATGA
- a CDS encoding Nramp family divalent metal transporter: MSGATVQMSMSERTVAAGREVLAGRRRGWRAVTPFVGPAVIASVAYMDPGNFATNIQAGAKYGYALLWVVVMANVVAMLFQALSAKLGIVTDRSLAEASRDHFPAPVVWGMWVVSELAAMATDLAEFLGGAIGLMLLTGLPLMACLVVTGIVTYVLLLLGNRGFRPAELVIGGFVMMIGFAYILELFIAPPEPGAFLRGAITPSLPDAGAVTLAVGIIGATVMPHALYLHSSLTQNRMPTPTRTERRKVLRFSNIEVVVALGGAGLVNMAMVAMAAAAFHLGHSEVAELEQAYQTLVPLLGGGAAVIFALSLLASGFSSSMVGTMAGQVIMQDFVRFRIPLWLRRSLTMSPAFVVVALGANPTEALIWSQVVLSLALPVPMIALVLLTGNRRLMGEFVNRPLTQVFAVLAAMVVIALNLVLLAQVAGLELPLPG; this comes from the coding sequence ATGAGCGGGGCGACGGTACAGATGTCCATGTCGGAGCGCACGGTGGCCGCCGGGCGCGAGGTCCTGGCGGGCCGGCGGCGTGGCTGGCGGGCGGTGACGCCGTTCGTCGGACCGGCGGTGATCGCCTCGGTCGCCTACATGGATCCCGGCAATTTCGCCACCAACATCCAGGCCGGCGCCAAATACGGCTACGCCCTGCTGTGGGTGGTGGTGATGGCCAATGTCGTCGCCATGCTGTTCCAGGCGCTCTCGGCCAAGCTCGGCATCGTCACCGACCGCAGCCTCGCCGAGGCATCCCGCGACCATTTCCCCGCGCCGGTGGTGTGGGGGATGTGGGTGGTGAGCGAACTCGCGGCGATGGCGACCGACCTCGCGGAGTTCCTCGGCGGCGCGATCGGCCTGATGCTGCTGACCGGCCTGCCGCTGATGGCCTGCCTGGTGGTCACGGGCATCGTCACCTATGTGCTGCTGCTGCTCGGCAATCGCGGCTTCCGCCCGGCCGAACTGGTGATCGGCGGCTTCGTGATGATGATCGGCTTCGCCTACATCCTCGAACTGTTCATCGCCCCCCCCGAGCCCGGTGCCTTCCTGCGCGGCGCCATCACCCCCTCGCTGCCCGATGCCGGCGCGGTGACGCTGGCGGTCGGCATCATCGGCGCCACGGTGATGCCGCACGCGCTCTACCTGCACTCCAGCCTGACCCAGAACCGCATGCCCACGCCGACGCGCACGGAGCGGCGCAAGGTGCTGCGCTTCTCCAACATCGAGGTGGTGGTGGCGCTCGGCGGGGCCGGGTTAGTGAACATGGCGATGGTGGCGATGGCCGCGGCGGCGTTCCATCTCGGCCATTCGGAGGTCGCCGAGCTGGAGCAGGCCTATCAAACCCTGGTGCCACTGCTCGGCGGTGGGGCCGCGGTGATCTTCGCGCTGTCGCTGCTGGCCTCGGGCTTCTCCAGCTCCATGGTGGGCACCATGGCCGGCCAGGTGATCATGCAGGATTTCGTGCGCTTCCGCATTCCGCTGTGGCTGCGCCGCAGCCTCACCATGTCGCCTGCCTTCGTGGTGGTGGCGCTCGGCGCCAATCCGACCGAGGCCCTGATCTGGAGCCAGGTGGTACTCAGCCTCGCCTTGCCGGTGCCGATGATCGCGCTGGTGTTGCTGACCGGCAACCGCCGGCTGATGGGCGAGTTCGTGAACCGGCCGCTGACCCAGGTTTTCGCGGTGCTCGCGGCGATGGTGGTGATCGCGCTGAACCTGGTGCTGCTCGCCCAGGTCGCGGGGCTGGAGCTGCCCTTACCGGGCTGA
- a CDS encoding lipid A deacylase LpxR family protein, with the protein MTRPTRIAMAAAAAIGVGALTAPPTTAQQPGPDTAAIWTIQGENASITTATLSDRYYTNGLRLGWTSGEGGAPDFLERMGRTLWGDGRMRIGFDISQQIFTAKDNTSGYPPPGDRPFAGVLLGTLSLQHDDGEARSAFAVSAGVVGPSALGEQVQNGWHDLIGQNRVQGWDTQLHDEPVFQILSERTWRLPVTSLGAVDVDALPSLIAGAGTLRVYGQGGVTFRLGQGLDSDYGVSRLRPGLSGSDVFRPTRPLAWYVFLGADGQVVAHDITLNGNLWQDSRSVTLKPLVGEFQVGLAVMVSGVRLTYTQVFQTQEFKHQKGGLHQFGSLALNVRF; encoded by the coding sequence ATGACACGACCGACGCGGATCGCCATGGCAGCGGCAGCAGCGATCGGGGTTGGCGCGCTGACGGCGCCTCCCACCACCGCGCAACAGCCGGGCCCGGATACGGCTGCCATCTGGACGATCCAGGGCGAGAACGCGTCGATCACCACGGCGACGCTGTCGGACCGCTACTACACCAACGGCCTGCGCCTCGGCTGGACCTCGGGCGAGGGCGGGGCGCCGGACTTTCTTGAGCGCATGGGCCGCACCCTGTGGGGTGACGGACGCATGCGCATCGGCTTCGACATCAGCCAGCAGATCTTCACCGCGAAGGACAACACCTCCGGCTATCCGCCGCCCGGTGACCGGCCTTTTGCGGGCGTGTTGCTGGGCACGCTGTCCCTGCAGCACGACGATGGCGAGGCCCGCAGTGCCTTCGCCGTCAGTGCCGGCGTGGTCGGCCCCTCCGCGCTCGGCGAGCAGGTCCAGAACGGCTGGCATGACCTGATCGGACAGAACCGGGTGCAGGGCTGGGACACCCAGTTGCACGACGAGCCGGTGTTCCAGATCCTCAGCGAGCGCACCTGGCGGCTGCCGGTCACCAGCCTGGGGGCCGTCGATGTCGATGCCCTGCCGTCGCTGATCGCCGGGGCCGGCACGCTGCGCGTCTACGGCCAGGGCGGCGTTACCTTCCGGCTCGGCCAGGGCCTGGATTCGGATTACGGGGTGTCGCGGCTGCGCCCCGGCCTGTCCGGCAGCGACGTGTTCCGACCGACCCGGCCGCTCGCCTGGTACGTGTTCCTCGGGGCCGACGGCCAGGTCGTCGCCCATGACATCACCCTGAACGGCAATCTCTGGCAGGACAGCCGCAGCGTCACGTTGAAGCCCCTGGTGGGCGAGTTCCAGGTCGGGCTCGCGGTGATGGTTTCGGGCGTCCGCCTGACCTACACCCAGGTGTTCCAGACCCAGGAATTCAAGCACCAGAAGGGCGGTCTGCACCAGTTCGGCTCGCTGGCGCTGAACGTGCGGTTCTGA
- a CDS encoding NAD(P)-dependent oxidoreductase, with protein MRIAVIAPGAMGAAVARRLAGRGAEVAVTLQGRGPASATRAQGLPTQESEAALAGWADLVLSILPPGEALALARRLAPVLCPRGAAVVFADCNAVSPETVQAVAAALPGLRFADIGIIGGPPKGDDAGPRFYVSGEPAGALLALRAHGLDVRAVEGGIGAASALKLSYAGITKGLTALGSAMALGAARAGVAGPLIAELAESQPALLAYLRRGVPDMFGKAYRWVAEMEEIAAFLDGMPFGPAYLAAARHYEAIARDAAAPAEDGETARLAASFAAPAPGGT; from the coding sequence ATGCGCATTGCCGTGATCGCGCCGGGGGCCATGGGGGCGGCGGTGGCGCGACGCCTTGCCGGCCGGGGCGCGGAGGTGGCGGTGACCCTGCAGGGCCGCGGCCCCGCCTCGGCGACCCGCGCCCAGGGCCTTCCCACGCAGGAAAGCGAGGCGGCACTGGCCGGCTGGGCCGACCTGGTGCTGTCGATCCTGCCGCCCGGCGAGGCCCTGGCGCTGGCCCGGCGGCTGGCGCCGGTGCTGTGCCCGCGCGGTGCGGCGGTGGTGTTCGCCGACTGCAACGCGGTCAGCCCGGAAACCGTGCAGGCGGTCGCCGCCGCCCTGCCGGGGCTGCGCTTCGCCGATATCGGCATCATCGGCGGCCCGCCCAAGGGCGACGATGCCGGCCCGCGTTTCTACGTTTCCGGCGAACCGGCCGGAGCGTTGCTGGCGCTGCGCGCGCACGGGCTGGATGTGCGGGCGGTCGAAGGCGGGATCGGCGCCGCCTCGGCGCTGAAGCTGAGCTATGCCGGCATCACCAAGGGGCTGACCGCGCTGGGCAGCGCCATGGCGCTCGGCGCCGCGCGGGCCGGCGTGGCCGGGCCGCTGATCGCCGAACTGGCCGAGAGCCAGCCCGCCTTGCTCGCTTACCTGCGGCGCGGCGTGCCCGACATGTTCGGCAAGGCCTATCGCTGGGTCGCCGAGATGGAGGAGATCGCCGCCTTCCTCGACGGCATGCCCTTCGGCCCGGCCTACCTGGCCGCCGCGCGCCACTACGAGGCGATCGCCCGCGACGCGGCCGCGCCTGCGGAAGATGGCGAAACGGCGCGGCTCGCCGCCAGCTTTGCCGCACCGGCCCCGGGCGGCACCTAG
- a CDS encoding metal-dependent hydrolase has translation MVGSHVALGAASWLVVAPHLGQPAVGLVPLGLAVIGALLPDIDHPKSWVGQRARPLSTVCAMLLGHRGITHSLFAVAVCTWLLVEHGFSEATVAPLVVGYLSHLGGDLLTPRGLRLAWPLKGTWALPICRTGSASEPLVVMVALCCAIVATVGLDRVQATVRATGLCRLVPDLPAICQALGGPPSKAQACPPPAAVERQRARVAAPPPARPRPPTRAAGSEPRPATAG, from the coding sequence ATGGTGGGGTCGCATGTGGCGCTGGGGGCGGCCTCATGGTTGGTCGTCGCCCCGCATCTCGGCCAGCCCGCGGTCGGGCTGGTGCCGCTTGGCCTGGCGGTCATCGGGGCGCTGCTGCCCGACATCGATCATCCGAAATCCTGGGTGGGCCAGCGCGCGCGGCCGCTTTCAACCGTCTGCGCCATGCTGCTCGGGCATCGCGGCATCACCCATTCCCTGTTCGCGGTGGCGGTCTGCACCTGGTTGCTGGTGGAGCACGGCTTCTCCGAAGCCACCGTGGCACCGCTGGTGGTGGGCTATCTCTCGCATCTCGGCGGCGACCTGCTGACCCCGCGGGGCCTGCGCCTGGCCTGGCCGCTGAAAGGCACCTGGGCCTTGCCGATCTGCCGCACCGGCTCGGCCTCCGAGCCGCTCGTGGTGATGGTGGCACTGTGCTGCGCGATCGTCGCCACGGTTGGCCTCGACCGCGTGCAGGCGACGGTGCGCGCCACCGGATTGTGCCGGCTGGTGCCGGACCTGCCGGCGATCTGCCAGGCGCTCGGCGGTCCGCCGTCGAAGGCCCAGGCCTGCCCGCCCCCGGCCGCGGTGGAACGGCAACGGGCGCGCGTCGCGGCCCCGCCGCCGGCGCGTCCAAGGCCGCCGACGCGCGCGGCCGGATCGGAACCGCGGCCGGCGACGGCCGGCTGA
- a CDS encoding MmgE/PrpD family protein, translating into MEITRELSRFSAVISLSSLPPEVVARARLLVLDLVGSIVRARHDADSTPPLFAAARALGLGAGHACVFGDSSRWTPAGAALLNGALGHSLDFDDTHARASLHPGAAVIPAALAAGEMTGATGADVLAAIVAGYEVTCRLALALPVRAHYDRGFHPTATCGVFGAAAAAGRCFGLDGDGIADAFGIALSQSAGSLQFLANGAWTKRFHVGWAAMGGLSAATLATEGFRGAAAALEGRYGFFNAYAPDATPARALEGLGAEFELMRTAVKPYPSCRYGHAGIDAALALRAAHDLLPQEIESATYAISHAGMLQLGEPEARKANPQSVVDAQFSAPFAIACALATGTLGWDSYRLLRDPTIRTLMPKIHSEADPEVEALGPMAGRLTIAARGTTFEHTVAVPRGEPEAFPSAAELRAKFLMLAGEPLGAERASRLADAVLTMDAARDIAAVLRFGVPPLRARLAGE; encoded by the coding sequence ATGGAAATAACCCGCGAATTGTCGCGTTTCAGTGCTGTCATTTCCCTCTCGTCCCTGCCGCCCGAGGTGGTGGCGCGTGCAAGGTTGCTCGTGCTCGACCTGGTCGGCAGCATCGTGCGCGCCCGTCATGACGCCGACAGCACCCCGCCCTTGTTCGCCGCCGCGCGCGCGCTCGGGCTGGGGGCGGGCCATGCCTGCGTCTTCGGTGATTCTTCCCGCTGGACGCCGGCGGGGGCGGCGCTGCTGAACGGCGCGCTGGGGCATTCGCTGGATTTCGACGACACCCATGCGAGGGCGTCGCTGCATCCGGGGGCGGCGGTGATCCCGGCGGCGCTTGCCGCCGGCGAGATGACCGGCGCCACCGGGGCCGACGTGCTGGCGGCCATCGTCGCGGGCTACGAGGTGACCTGCCGGCTGGCGCTCGCCCTGCCCGTGCGCGCCCATTACGACCGCGGCTTCCATCCCACTGCCACCTGCGGCGTGTTCGGCGCCGCCGCCGCGGCCGGGCGCTGCTTCGGGCTGGACGGCGACGGCATCGCCGATGCCTTCGGCATTGCGCTCAGCCAGTCCGCCGGCAGCCTGCAGTTCCTCGCCAACGGCGCCTGGACCAAGCGCTTCCATGTCGGCTGGGCGGCGATGGGCGGGCTTTCCGCCGCGACCCTGGCCACCGAGGGTTTCCGCGGCGCCGCCGCCGCGCTGGAAGGACGCTACGGGTTCTTCAACGCCTATGCGCCCGACGCCACGCCAGCGCGTGCGCTGGAAGGTCTCGGGGCGGAATTCGAGCTGATGCGCACGGCGGTGAAGCCCTACCCGTCCTGCCGCTACGGCCATGCCGGCATCGACGCGGCGCTCGCCCTGCGCGCGGCGCACGACCTGCTGCCGCAGGAGATCGAGAGCGCCACCTACGCGATTTCCCATGCCGGTATGTTGCAACTGGGCGAGCCGGAAGCGCGCAAGGCCAACCCGCAGAGCGTGGTCGATGCCCAGTTCAGCGCGCCTTTCGCCATCGCCTGTGCCCTGGCCACCGGCACGCTGGGCTGGGACAGCTACCGGCTGCTGCGCGATCCCACCATCCGCACCCTGATGCCGAAGATCCACAGCGAAGCCGATCCGGAGGTGGAAGCGCTCGGCCCGATGGCCGGAAGGTTGACCATCGCCGCACGCGGCACAACTTTCGAACATACCGTCGCCGTGCCCCGGGGCGAGCCGGAAGCCTTCCCCTCGGCGGCCGAGCTGCGCGCCAAATTCCTCATGCTGGCCGGCGAGCCGCTCGGAGCCGAGCGCGCCTCGCGGCTGGCCGATGCGGTGCTGACGATGGACGCGGCCCGCGACATCGCCGCGGTGCTGCGCTTCGGCGTGCCACCGCTGCGCGCCCGCCTCGCCGGTGAGTGA
- a CDS encoding lytic murein transglycosylase, with amino-acid sequence MLTRRILLAVPPALLAASALAQQPAKPARVSTPEETASFRRYLDDVAAEARRKGISPAVIDRALGPIRINWRVIELDRNQPEVKFTWEQYRTRIVNDGRVARGREQLAKHRAILDQVSARYGVPAGIIVGLWGLESDYGRAMGGFNVVEAVATLAWEGRRGAYFRGQLMDCLKILQAGDIPPEKMVGSWAGAMGQTQFMPDSFLKYAVDFDGDGRRDLWTSFPDVFASTANNLAMDGWKAGQPWGTQVRLPGGFDPAWGGRANRRPTSEWARMGVVSFDGGSLRPGDAPASIILPGGPGGEAFLVNASNFRALRAYNPSDYYALCICLLADRITT; translated from the coding sequence ATGCTCACCCGCCGTATCCTGCTGGCCGTCCCGCCGGCCCTGCTCGCTGCCTCCGCCCTGGCGCAGCAGCCTGCCAAACCCGCCCGTGTCTCCACCCCCGAAGAGACCGCGAGCTTCCGTCGCTATCTCGACGATGTGGCGGCCGAGGCCCGCAGGAAGGGCATCTCGCCGGCCGTGATCGATCGCGCGCTCGGGCCGATCCGCATCAACTGGCGGGTCATCGAGCTCGACCGCAACCAGCCCGAAGTCAAGTTCACCTGGGAACAGTATCGTACCCGCATCGTCAATGACGGCCGCGTCGCCCGCGGCCGCGAGCAACTGGCGAAGCATCGCGCCATCCTCGACCAGGTCTCCGCACGCTACGGCGTTCCGGCCGGGATCATCGTCGGGCTCTGGGGGCTCGAATCCGACTATGGCCGCGCCATGGGCGGCTTCAACGTGGTCGAGGCCGTGGCCACGCTCGCCTGGGAAGGGCGGCGCGGCGCCTATTTCCGTGGACAGTTGATGGACTGCCTGAAGATCCTGCAGGCTGGCGACATCCCGCCCGAGAAGATGGTCGGAAGCTGGGCCGGGGCGATGGGCCAGACCCAGTTCATGCCCGACAGCTTCCTGAAATACGCCGTCGATTTCGACGGCGACGGGCGACGCGACCTGTGGACCAGCTTCCCCGACGTGTTCGCCTCCACCGCCAACAACCTGGCCATGGACGGCTGGAAGGCGGGCCAGCCCTGGGGCACCCAGGTGCGGCTGCCGGGTGGGTTCGACCCGGCCTGGGGCGGCCGGGCCAACCGGCGCCCGACCAGCGAATGGGCCCGCATGGGGGTGGTGTCGTTCGACGGGGGCAGCCTGCGGCCGGGCGACGCCCCGGCCTCGATCATCCTGCCCGGCGGGCCGGGCGGCGAGGCGTTCCTGGTCAATGCCAGCAACTTCCGCGCCCTGCGCGCCTACAACCCGTCGGATTACTACGCGCTGTGCATCTGCCTGCTCGCCGATCGTATTACCACGTGA
- a CDS encoding septal ring lytic transglycosylase RlpA family protein yields MTQAARLLPVLLLAACVGGCHTGPRQAAPQPGRYVVGEPYQTGGLWRYPREQFEYADTGLAAVAGAHAPQTANGETYDPTALAAGHRTLQLPALARVTSLETGRAVLVRINDRGPADPGRLIELTPRAAELLGGGKGPLRVRVQLLEAESRAMAGALAEVPLLSVATAPRGGVQAESLAPPPGARQAVRVRGAAAGPVAQATGNAAVPTVPLRLPEQVWQQPADPGLLYIECGSFARLEYARVMQHTLAGLGPQVSTDYNAPRERAFRVRIGPFADTTQADAMLDRTLRAGVSDARIVVDSR; encoded by the coding sequence GTGACGCAAGCCGCCCGCCTCCTGCCGGTGCTGCTGCTCGCCGCGTGTGTCGGCGGCTGTCATACGGGGCCGCGACAGGCGGCCCCGCAACCGGGCCGCTACGTGGTCGGGGAGCCGTACCAGACCGGGGGACTGTGGCGCTATCCGCGCGAGCAGTTCGAGTACGCCGATACCGGACTCGCCGCGGTGGCCGGCGCCCACGCGCCGCAGACCGCCAATGGCGAGACCTACGACCCCACCGCGCTCGCCGCCGGGCATCGCACGCTGCAACTGCCCGCGCTGGCGCGCGTGACCAGTCTGGAGACCGGCCGGGCGGTGCTGGTGCGCATCAATGATCGCGGCCCGGCCGACCCGGGCCGGCTGATCGAGCTGACCCCGCGCGCCGCCGAATTGCTCGGCGGCGGCAAGGGACCGCTGCGGGTGCGCGTGCAACTGCTCGAGGCCGAGAGCCGGGCGATGGCGGGCGCGCTTGCGGAAGTGCCGCTGCTCAGCGTCGCCACCGCCCCGCGCGGCGGCGTGCAGGCCGAGAGCCTGGCTCCGCCGCCCGGTGCCCGCCAGGCCGTGCGGGTCCGCGGCGCGGCTGCCGGCCCGGTGGCTCAGGCCACCGGCAATGCTGCCGTGCCGACCGTGCCCTTGCGCCTGCCCGAGCAGGTCTGGCAGCAGCCGGCGGACCCCGGATTGCTGTATATCGAATGCGGCAGTTTTGCCCGCCTGGAATATGCCCGGGTCATGCAGCACACGCTCGCCGGCCTGGGGCCCCAGGTATCGACCGACTACAACGCCCCACGCGAGCGAGCATTTCGTGTTCGCATCGGTCCGTTTGCCGATACCACGCAGGCCGATGCGATGCTGGACCGTACCTTGCGGGCCGGCGTATCTGATGCCCGCATCGTCGTGGATTCCCGGTAG